In a single window of the Branchiostoma floridae strain S238N-H82 chromosome 2, Bfl_VNyyK, whole genome shotgun sequence genome:
- the LOC118410338 gene encoding large neutral amino acids transporter small subunit 4-like isoform X2 — translation MCFKAPSVEAVRRRRHFLLCSSILQIVLFSGILLGWANLLPVLRQEGVFSHLCDQDGANPTEDRRARPSYQAYKTPANKNSQNTFPPSAEPKFTRERQQLYLSEETLLTVTEPTAGQLTNKKVIVPDEFLDGNSEILEENASQKWKWRGVRYRPRLESSTTEIQTVREGRSAVHNRTDGTVTTCSAQEGQLSLAYTLGSFLLSGATLPGGIILDRFGARKTQIFCSILYGLSTLCFAFTTQETPHFLFLATSLSGAVALTILVAQLQVANLYSQNRALVLGTFSGLFASSCTVFFIFSKLYERGFDIHVMFYLWTGGAVVQFLSAIFLTPDDPILPPARGSDDSSSGESYSSGSSEKSSSNDVFRKGSKDQWLTTEVQTEPSARSLYLSPDYIWLLVWLSILQLKFFFMVAILNQQLNVLSEDDGSSVNWYLSCFAIVQGAGLPFSPLAGWVMDRGCKKPIAAPSFLVMYYRIQNIGHRLALHQDSNSNYNFNLVYSLKHDRRALELQLPDEHVDQKDQSRRIKNCAVSSLVTCCLGLVLCIADVIPVMQVQGAMSLLPGSQGPGQWKG, via the exons ATGTGTTTCAAGGCGCCCTCGGTCGAAGCAGTGCGACGCCGTCGGCACTTTTTGCTGTGTTCCTCCATTCTTCAGATCGTGTTGTTCTCAGGAATTCTCCTGGGTTGGGCAAATCTCCTACCTGTGCTGAGACAGGAAGGTGTTTTCTCTCACCTGTGTGACCAAGATGGCGCCAATCCCACTGAAGACCGTCGCGCAAGGCCAAGCTATCAGGCGTACAAAACACCTGCAAACAAGAACTCACAAAATACATTCCCCCCCAGTGCAGAACCTAAATTCACGAGAGAACGGCAGCAACTGTACCTGAGCGAGGAGACATTGCTCACCGTGACTGAGCCAACTGCCGGCCAACTAACAAACAAGAAGGTCATAGTGCCTGACGAATTTCTAGACGGAAACTCCGAAATTTTGGAGGAAAACGCGTCTCAGAAATGGAAATGGCGAGGGGTTAGATATAGGCCGAGGCTCGAATCGTCGACAACAGAAATACAGACTGTCCGAGAGGGACGCTCTGCGGTCCACAACAGAACGGATGGGACGGTGACTACCTGTTCGGCTCAAGAGGGACAACTCAGCCTAGCCTACACACTAGGGTCCTTCCTTCTGTCCGGTGCTACCCTACCAGGTGGCATCATCTTGGACAGGTTTGGAGCAAGGAAAACACAGATCTTCTGCAG TATCCTGTACGGGCTGTCGACTCTATGTTTTGCCTTTACGACACAGG AAACTCCGCACTTTTTATTTCTCGCCACGTCACTCAGCGGCGCTGTTGCCCTGACCATTCTTGTTGCACAACTACAG GTGGCTAACTTGTACAGTCAGAACAGAGCCCTGGTCCTCGGGACGTTCAGTGGCCTTTTTGCGAGTTCATGCACTGTGTTCTTCATCTTTTCG AAACTGTACGAGCGAGGGTTCGACATCCATGTCATGTTCTACCTGTGGACGGGTGGGGCCGTGGTGCAGTTTCTCAGTGCCATCTTCCTGACGCCAGACGACCCCATTCTCCCACCGGCGCGGGGGTCGGACGACTCGTCGTCCGGAGAATCGTACTCCAGTGGGTCGTCGGAAAAGTCGTCGTCGAACGATGTATTTAGAAAGGGCTCCAAGGATCAGTG GTTGACCACCGAAGTGCAGACCGAGCCCAGTGCCAGGTCCCTGTACCTCTCTCCAGACTACATATGGCTGCTGGTTTGGCTCTCCATCTTGCAGCTTAAGTTTTTCTTCATGGTCGCCATTTTGAACCAACAACTCAACGTCCTGTCGGAAGACGACGGCTCATCAG TGAATTGGTACCTGAGCTGCTTCGCCATCGTTCAAGGCGCAGGGCTCCCCTTCTCGCCTCTGGCTGGTTGGGTCATGGACCGGGGCTGCAAGAAACCAATAGCGGCGCCTAGCTTTTTGGTGATGTACTACAGGATACAAAACATCGGTCATCGGTTGGCCCTGCACCAAGACAGCAACAGTAACTACAACTTCAACTTGGTGTACAGCCTTAAACACGACAGGAGAG CTCTGGAGCTTCAACTGCCAGATGAGCACGTGGATCAAAAGGACCAGTCCAGAAGAATAAAGAATTGTGCAGTTTCCAGTCTCGTCACATGTTGTTTAGGCCTTGTTCTGTGTATTGCAGACGTCATTCCAGTCATGCAAGTCCAG GGAGCGATGAGCCTCCTCCCAGGAAGTCAGGGGCCTGGCCAATGGAAGGGCTAG
- the LOC118409433 gene encoding uncharacterized protein LOC118409433: protein MYAVNQAIPVHSTRSKYVVGGGRGLGASHIVFGSLLLTFGIAGSVINTASYFAGTPIWTGLMYLVTGILGVVSSHRHTKCTVVGFLVMSCVCLLMVLSGIASASAAISTEPWNTFPGPIGCWYDWDTERNVCKHLNLARSLVDAIVLLCTLVELGLCIASVTVTAYTLTNGCCNCCGNPGNTQQPYQVLSDIGPHGNVQAPPQSIVQFDSRTAQVVSHPGQPFLGPQGGTEQGAAGAGGHVVLAGAQPPQRMELQPQSEAPGSGPPTSPPPVYSTGQ, encoded by the exons ATGTATGCAGTGAACCAGGCAATTCCTGTCCACTCCACACGCTCTAAGTATGTGGTTGGTGGTGGGAGAGGACTCGGAGCATCTCATATTGTCTTTGGAAGTCTTCTCTTAACCTTTGGCATCGCAGGGAGTGTGATCAACACAGCTTCCTACTTTGCTGGAACCCCAATATGGACCGGTCTTATG TACCTGGTGACAGGAATCTTGGGAGTTGTGTCCAGCCACAGGCACACCAAGTGCACG GTGGTGGGGTTCCTGGTGATGTCATGTGTCTGTCTCCTGATGGTCCTGTCTGGAATAGCATCAGCCAGCGCTGCCATCAGTACGGAACCTTGGAACACCTTCCCAGGACCTATAGGCTGTTGGTATGATTGGGACACAGAACGGAATGTCTGCAAGCATCTTAAT CTGGCCAGATCCCTGGTTGACGCCATAGTCCTCCTGTGTACCCTGGTGGAGCTAGGCCTGTGTATCGCTTCTGTAACTGTCACTGCCTACACACTGACCAACGGGTGCTGTAATTGCTGTGGGAATCCAGGGAACACCCAACAACCCTACCAG GTTCTCAGTGACATTGGTCCACATGGCAATGTGCAGGCCCCTCCCCAGAGCATTGTTCAGTTTGACAGCAGGACGGCCCAGGTAGTTTCCCACCCAGGACAGCCGTTTCTGGGGCCACAGGGAGGTACTGAGCAAG GTGCAGCAGGAGCAGGTGGGCATGTTGTCCTGGCAGGTGCTCAACCCCCACAGAGGATGGAGCTGCAGCCGCAGAGTGAAgctccaggttcaggtccgccCACCAGCCCCCCTCCTGTATACAGCACTGGCCAATAA
- the LOC118409432 gene encoding 2-oxoglutarate-Fe(II) type oxidoreductase ppzD-like, with protein sequence MEGPIPVVDFLPYSLANHCADDDQLAALAGQLIHAFSTTGFVYLWHHGIPPAQIERVFRVSEKFFALPKDAKQKYARPADNNHGWVTLERESLNPSRPGDLKEAFNVTWVEKPPAWPMAELPEFRDVVLNFYDKCRKLSLHILELVARGLHVKDVKGFVNSHKFMGSGPNATALRLLHYPPVPAETKPDQVRCGEHSDYGSITLLFQDKVPGLEVLNRDGVYVQAPIIENAVLVNIGDLMQRWTSDRLVSTKHRVLLPTDRQQMRQSLAFFVHPDDDVMISCLDGSNKYEPITAKGYLDQRFEATY encoded by the exons ATGGAGGGCCCCATCCCTGTAGTGGACTTCCTACCCTACAGCCTGGCAAACCACTGCGCGGATGACGACCAACTGGCCGCCCTGGCTGGTCAGCTCATCCATGCCTTCAGCACCACCGGGTTTGTGTACCTTTGGCACCACGGCATTCCCCCAGCGCAG ATTGAACGAGTCTTTCGAGTATCAGAGAAGTTCTTCGCACTGCCCAAGGATGCCAAACAAAAGTATGCTCGACCAGCAGACAACAACCATGGATGGGTGACCCTGGAACGAGAGAGCCTCAACCCGTCTCGCCCAGGTGACTTGAAGGAGGCCTTCAACGTGACATGGGTGGAAAAGCCACCAGCGTGGCCAATGGCAGAGCTTCCAGAGTTTAGAGACGTTGTACTGAACTTCTACGACAAGTGCAGAAAGCTCAGCTTGCACATTTTGGAGCTGGTTGCCAGGGGTCTGCATGTGAAGGATGTTAAGGGGTTTGTTAACTCCCACAAGTTCATGGGTTCTGGGCCTAATGCCACGGCACTGCGCCTACTCCACTACCCGCCGGTACCCGCAGAGACCAAGCCAGACCAGGTGCGCTGCGGTGAGCACTCCGACTATGGTTCCATCACGCTCCTCTTCCAGGACAAGGTCCCCGGGTTGGAGGTTCTCAACAGGGACGGGGTATATGTTCAGGCACCCATCATCGAGAACGCCGTGCTGGTCAACATTGGAGACCTGATGCAGAGGTGGACATCGGATCGTCTTGTGTCCACCAAACACCGCGTCCTGCTGCCCACTGACCGGCAACAGATGCGACAGTCACTGGCGTTCTTTGTTCACCCCGACGATGATGTCATGATTTCTTGTCTAGACGGGTCCAATAAGTACGAACCAATCACAGCTAAGGGATACCTTGATCAGAGATTTGAAGCTACCTATTAG
- the LOC118406853 gene encoding uncharacterized protein LOC118406853: MSISAGIVIFEGKFLPEVVRNGRKYVPVDAVVNVLFPRVPSHVDPFDIFRELGGHTGVQQHIASWPETRVLQNIQGISHGKPREGTFPLVLLDDLKLCYPELCRICKRYGSKVDKAREEDGRQTMQAEDRDGYRNRDSKETRTKQKTDLLTTNNHSGRGEASPSTDPLKASRIASVEQKVKSGERRCRTDVKKVDAAVDTPHEQSDGFKNRGESSRNKSHLNPSSLKNNACYTDYRGWVVIDQVTAESECSSVLTLESGKTKNDRHCHPADTNPVSNNACSHEEPQKGHIRDLTDQQEESPEEFTSQHTSPRLHCPPTGVAPCSVGMHKSPLCTTPTTCGGPQEHEESSDPAVEVCPVSPHANQNPDASVDETGSSCQTEENSAVGNRSVQGETPNIRADEYILEKISPDPKGNISVTKVEEPQGSTTDELHDRGNQMTNSSATMASSMQSPRRELDLPHQHTKADKKDTSINSSTVSESDIPPTTGIQRDRNLWSSLEMLDLFGRPPAGNIEDVGGSARPAGKGCTIHENIAVHNNGVTPPDLSPPRSRVEISRSSKMASAHCLHKDLSRATDLKVPEKDTVSMGTTAGRRDVRGTTSSTTASVEVTGNAEKTELDAVTSHRPASRLGGKDTAIATETPYNQLKQVRIEPTDCKGSTDDTEEESIGLVMECVPEPTFTKARFKVPQENTNNTFKTVKGEDHTTPKRCQVTPGSTLESPHHDQPNRDHVCKTPTPSKKLVATTSPPLLESSAAEHMDEGTTRCGSTTQDAVETEHPILTNLLKEPEYPVLTTLLEKSTPSDGKPSLGTTPPSTNRPLRSTDEQPEALHPAATRKPAESGAPKAAQFGKLRLNKKDMDVVQVGTTFYCRATAVSTGVPSFTSSMLKKLCPIFGVHFISVDQVGADVMSCFESLGYSQIRCLNVLKARIWRLFALLSFLETAFCQVDRKERPTMERAVSQAREAMSHKVMINNDLVHHSHALMIYYRSGGAYIPLKEFQQVYPRVSLDCLNEMCDELNITVGLAPPAVLRSIGHTIITSSLPSMDLHDFKVVTVPLDLRDLSKLLLRIESNPGPRLQCPQPSTEENPVASHAVKTEDTSDHLAAKFQCPQPSMEERQATQTEQMEVANDRLTSTHQCPEPSMKKVVATPATTDRIAGSRLVGNTKEGVVGKSIGQASKATASASSDTNTSSTVLRKHGLTNIGVETYSSNRMGGRCGSLRMLRVSPSPPILSEKHTSDGHVGPSDANYAVSTAPSLETVQKNYSQRVDIKGSTESLEKLSNCAKSPTAAETGQPSGPHGVASDSQMDTLPSATEINHVNTAAAPSTSNGSKTTTAGVTVLRCPVPEPCGEPCGTTAEPHKVTVATNSMVGIITQDKAEDPPRHEVRYCHKGVVDIAQRNPTTKDLLRFLEVTQQAPNQPEEMPGVPSTYRDKETPEADESSAVLDLTVSKVTVPTAVTETSLRKYTYQCQEGRTGPYKYGKLRKGDSVVATLEHRRRIFVTIDDFKRLTNWKGPIDTTWCRRFGFDLFSDESRPGGILLGCDLIKIGSRREAPEDASTKESTPDALHSEAHGHNTNHACNDATNRHAVGTGEKIPPKQSQQHIKSETGVSTCAYEENVSSSSEVENTTRQQGDSRPRYSSQARVTSQIPSMPPGHPATVGELRPAAPPLNHLDEVQTYTGTVGKSAFPSPANPAAFGPPNGIPAGAPGKRKATPPLHHVNVQAVSRAAEESVSSSPPNSVASCPPNDILTGAVNRKRKASPMEGVFSSKRKSPVWPIENAVQQQRGQREESTNTDHVRQAVNATRDSDAIYKENHMRVQLRWEHCGFVDGVPKDKTHEMFPVVTVYGHMKVALASDIVSLFPYVNLTDFMRAVGQLKLRICACPPSIRQLFLQAGKNEASCATVIKLADSVFSTAKLLSQCFSQQGCHMLPNENAPNVNNGTDSTIQPLQLSSTGYRNNEVPNGHAPSSTPNSSGRPNVNYSSVVPISTASAPSLLGSPENNNDIKIVAVQSLATGEFYNMTGRQQTMPIEGMHGSAQRVMSQHRQSRIPTEPFQPPTAASVRMESAQRPYQHPVSTFQQSHYPPPPPPYQTNTSATSVIQAWAQMRRVEDWQQHAFERNRQPSEVPGVGYTAQMYSGLRTGWDH; the protein is encoded by the coding sequence ATGTCCATCTCGGCAGGAATAGTCATCTTTGAGGGTAAATTCCTCCCGGAAGTCGTCCGAAATGGGCGGAAGTACGTTCCGGTGGACGCAGTTGTGAATGTGCTGTTTCCCCGGGTGCCGAGCCACGTGGACCCGTTCGACATCTTCAGGGAGCTCGGCGGGCATACCGGAGTTCAACAGCACATAGCGTCCTGGCCAGAAACTCGAGTGTTGCAGAACATTCAGGGTATTTCGCACGGGAAACCACGGGAAGGGACCTTTCCCCTCGTCTTGCTTGACGATTTGAAACTGTGTTACCCTGAACTATGCCGAATCTGTAAGAGATACGGTAGCAAAGTCGACAAAGCGCGCGAGGAAGATGGCCGTCAAACTATGCAAGCCGAAGATCGGGACGGTTACAGAAACAGAGACAGTAAAGAAACACGAACGAAACAGAAAACCGATCTTTTGACCACGAACAACCACAGTGGCAGGGGAGAAGCTTCACCGTCGACGGACCCCCTAAAAGCTTCCAGAATCGCTAGTGTGGAACAAAAGGTCAAGTCTGGGGAGAGAAGGTGTAGGACAGATGTCAAGAAGGTTGACGCAGCTGTTGACACACCTCATGAACAATCTGACGGTTTCAAAAACAGGGGGGAGAGTAGCAGAAACAAGAGCCACCTTAACCCTTCGTCTCTAAAAAACAACGCTTGCTATACCGATTACAGGGGATGGGTAGTCATTGACCAGGTTACTGCGGAAAGTGAGTGCTCTTCCGTGCTGACATTAGAAAGTGGcaagacaaaaaatgacagacacTGCCATCCCGCCGATACTAATCCGGTTTCAAATAATGCATGTTCCCATGAAGAACCTCAGAAAGGCCATATCAGGGATCTCACAGACCAACAGGAAGAGAGCCCGGAGGAATTCACTTCTCAGCATACTTCACCACGCCTTCATTGTCCACCAACTGGTGTGGCCCCATGCAGTGTCGGCATGCATAAAAGCCCTTTGTGTACAACACCAACAACATGTGGCGGACCGCAGGAGCACGAAGAAAGCAGTGATCCAGCCGTAGAAGTTTGCCCAGTCAGCCCACACGCCAACCAGAATCCCGACGCTTCAGTGGATGAAACTGGCAGCAGTTGTCAGACAGAGGAGAACAGTGCGGTGGGAAATCGATCCGTCCAAGGGGAGACGCCGAACATCAGAGCAGATGAATATATACTGGAGAAAATATCCCCTGACCCAAAGGGCAACATTAGCGTAACAAAAGTCGAGGAACCACAGGGGTCAACCACTGATGAGTTGCATGATCGTGGGAACCAAATGACAAACAGTAGTGCGACAATGGCCTCCTCTATGCAGTCGCCCAGGCGTGAACTGGACTTGCCTCATCAGCATACCAAAGCTGACAAAAAAGACACCAGTATCAACTCAAGCACAGTTTCAGAGAGCGACATACCACCAACAACTGGGATTCAGCGAGACAGAAACTTGTGGTCATCGCTGGAAATGTTAGACTTATTTGGTCGCCCACCTGCTGGTAACATCGAAGATGTTGGTGGATCAGCTAGACCGGCGGGGAAGGGTTGCACCATTCATGAAAACATTGCTGTTCACAACAACGGCGTGACCCCACCAGATCTGTCACCCCCGAGGAGTAGAGTAGAAATTTCACGAAGTTCTAAAATGGCTTCAGCACACTGCCTCCACAAGGACTTGAGTCGCGCGACCGACCTAAAAGTTCCAGAAAAAGACACTGTAAGCATGGGGACAACAGCGGGAAGACGAGATGTTAGGGGAACAACAAGCAGCACTACAGCTTCTGTCGAGGTGACTGGAAATGCGGAGAAGACAGAACTTGATGCAGTCACTAGTCATCGCCCCGCCAGCCGCCTCGGGGGCAAGGATACCGCTATTGCGACAGAAACACCCTATAATCAGTTAAAGCAGGTCAGAATTGAGcctacagactgcaaggggtcTACGGATGACACCGAGGAGGAAAGTATTGGATTGGTAATGGAGTGCGTTCCAGAGCCAACGTTCACCAAAGCCAGGTTCAAAGTACcacaagaaaacacaaacaatacattCAAAACGGTCAAGGGGGAAGATCACACTACACCAAAACGATGTCAAGTTACGCCTGGTTCAACATTAGAGAGTCCCCATCACGATCAACCAAACCGAGATCATGTTTGCAAGACACCAACACCAAGTAAGAAGCTCGTGGCTACGACATCACCCCCTCTTTTGGAAAGTAGTGCTGCTGAACATATGGACGAAGGGACAACAAGATGCGGATCTACAACACAGGATGCTGTGGAGACTGAACATCCGATACTGACGAACCTTTTGAAGGAGCCTGAATATCCGGTATTGACGACCCTTTTAGAAAAGAGCACACCGAGTGATGGTAAACCATCATTAGGTACCACGCCTCCATCAACAAACCGTCCCCTCAGGTCAACAGACGAGCAACCAGAAGCCCTACATCCTGCTGCCACACGGAAACCCGCGGAAAGTGGAGCTCCGAAAGCTGCGCAATTCGGGAAATTACGCCTCAACAAGAAGGACATGGACGTTGTACAAGTGGGTACAACCTTCTATTGCCGAGCGACCGCCGTCAGCACCGGCGTACCGAGCTTTACCTCCAGCATGCTAAAGAAGCTGTGTCCGATTTTCGGCGTCCACTTCATCAGCGTTGATCAGGTAGGCGCGGATGTTATGTCCTGCTTTGAGTCGCTTGGCTACTCGCAGATTCGATGCCTTAACGTCCTAAAAGCTCGCATCTGGAGACTGTTTGCGTTGCTGTCATTCCTCGAAACGGCCTTTTGTCAAGTTGACAGGAAGGAGAGGCCCACCATGGAAAGGGCAGTAAGCCAAGCGAGAGAAGCAATGTCGCACAAGGTGATGATCAACAACGATCTCGTACATCATAGTCATGCACTGATGATATACTACCGAAGCGGTGGAGCCTATATTCCTCTTAAAGAATTTCAGCAAGTCTACCCTAGGGTATCTCTCGATTGCTTGAACGAAATGTGCGATGAGCTGAACATCACAGTTGGTTTGGCCCCGCCAGCCGTGTTGAGATCAATCGGTCACACAATAATTACGTCATCATTACCATCTATGGATCTCCATGACTTTAAAGTCGTCACGGTGCCGCTGGATTTACGGGACTTATCCAAACTCCTCCTGCGAATAGAGAGCAACCCCGGGCCCAGACTTCAATGTCCACAACCGTCGACGGAGGAGAATCCAGTTGCCTCACATGCAGTGAAAACTGAAGATACGAGTGATCACCTGGCCGCCAAATTCCAATGTCCACAGCCTTCGATGGAAGAGCGTCAAGCTACACAGACAGAACAAATGGAAGTTGCTAATGATCGTTTGACCAGCACACACCAATGCCCAGAACCTTCGATGAAGAAGGTGGTTGCCACGCCAGCAACAACTGATCGTATAGCTGGGTCCAGGTTGGTTGGCAACACCAAAGAGGGCGTAGTAGGCAAGTCTATTGGTCAAGCAAGCAAAGCGACAGCAAGTGCTTCCTCTGATACAAATACAAGTTCAACGGTCTTGAGGAAACATGGTCTCACCAATATTGGTGTAGAAACATATTCGTCTAACCGCATGGGTGGTAGGTGTGGATCCCTGCGAATGTTACGTGTGTCCCCTTCGCCACCAATTCTCTCCGAGAAACACACTTCGGATGGCCACGTTGGACCTTCTGATGCCAATTATGCAGTATCTACAGCGCCGTCATTGGAGACGGTCCAAAAGAATTATAGCCAACGTGTTGACATCAAAGGATCGACAGAGAGTCTGGAGAAGCTGTCAAACTGCGCTAAGTCCcctactgcagcagaaactggTCAGCCTTCAGGGCCACACGGAGTAGCTAGTGACAGCCAAATGGATACGTTACCATCTGCTACTGAAATCAACCACGTAAACACCGCAGCTGCGCCATCTACTTCTAACGGTTCGAAAACGACCACGGCTGGTGTGACAGTCCTGCGTTGTCCCGTTCCGGAACCCTGTGGTGAACCCTGCGGTACTACCGCTGAACCACACAAAGTAACGGTCGCGACAAATTCAATGGTCGGTATCATAACTCAAGACAAGGCAGAGGATCCGCCGCGACACGAAGTCAGGTATTGTCACAAAGGTGTTGTAGACATCGCTCAGCGAAATCCAACAACCAAGGATTTGCTTCGCTTCCTTGAAGTTACACAGCAAGCACCAAACCAACCTGAGGAGATGCCCGGCGTGCCGAGTACGTATAGGGATAAAGAGACACCCGAAGCAGACGAGTCATCAGCCGTCCTTGATCTAACGGTTAGTAAAGTGACAGTTCCCACCGCGGTTACCGAGACGAGCTTGAGAAAGTATACTTACCAGTGCCAAGAAGGAAGAACGGGGCCTTATAAATATGGGAAACTCAGAAAAGGTGACAGCGTTGTTGCAACTTTAGAGCACAGACGTCGTATTTTCGTAACGATTGATGATTTCAAACGTTTGACCAATTGGAAAGGGCCTATTGATACTACTTGGTGTAGGAGGTTTGGTTTTGATTTGTTCTCTGACGAATCCAGACCTGGTGGTATCCTGCTTGGCTGTGACTTGATCAAGATAGGCAGTAGGAGAGAAGCACCTGAAGATGCATCAACGAAGGAATCAACTCCAGATGCGTTACATTCCGAAGCGCATGGACATAACACGAACCACGCATGCAACGATGCAACAAACAGGCACGCAGTGGGTACAGGGGAAAAGATACCACCTAAGCAATCTCAGCAACACATCAAATCGGAGACAGGTGTGTCAACTTGTGCGTATGAAGAAAATGTCTCTAGCTCTTCAGAAGTAGAAAACACGACCAGACAGCAAGGAGACAGCAGACCTCGGTATTCATCCCAGGCTCGGGTCACGTCGCAAATCCCAAGCATGCCTCCAGGTCACCCAGCGACCGTGGGAGAGCTGCGTCCGGCCGCTCCCCCACTCAATCACCTTGATGAGGTCCAGACTTACACAGGGACCGTTGGAAAGTCGGCTTTCCCATCACCGGCCAATCCAGCTGCCTTTGGTCCACCGAATGGCATTCCTGCAGGCGCCCCTGGGAAGCGTAAGGCCACTCCTCCCCTCCATCACGTAAATGTCCAGGCTGTCTCACGGGCCGCTGAAGAATCGGTCTCTTCATCACCGCCAAACTCTGTTGCCTCTTGTCCACCGAATGACATTCTTACAGGCGCCGTTAATAGGAAGCGTAAGGCATCGCCGATGGAAGGGGTATTTTCTTCGAAAAGGAAGTCTCCGGTTTGGCCGATTGAGAATGCCGTTCAGCAGCAGCGTGGACAACGCGAAGAGTCAACCAACACTGACCACGTGAGACAAGCTGTGAATGCTACTCGCGACAGTGATGCCATCTACAAGGAAAATCACATGAGGGTGCAATTGAGATGGGAACACTGCGGCTTTGTTGACGGAGTTCCTAAAGATAAAACCCATGAAATGTTTCCCGTGGTGACAGTTTACGGACATATGAAGGTTGCCCTTGCTTCGGACATCGTGAGTCTCTTTCCTTACGTCAATCTCACAGACTTCATGCGGGCGGTAGGACAGCTAAAGCTGAGAATTTGCGCTTGCCCCCCATCCATAAGGCAGCTGTTCCTTCAAGCGGGAAAAAACGAAGCATCGTGCGCAACTGTCATAAAGTTAGCGGACAGTGTTTTCTCCACTGCAAAGTTGTTAAGCCAGTGTTTCTCCCAACAGGGTTGTCATATGTTACCAAATGAGAACGCTCCCAATGTTAACAACGGTACAGACTCCACAATCCAGCCTCTACAGCTGTCAAGCACCGGATACCGTAATAACGAAGTGCCTAATGGTCACGCGCCGTCTTCAACACCGAATAGTTCCGGAAGGCCAAACGTGAACTATTCGTCTGTAGTACCTATATCCACCGCCAGTGCTCCAAGTCTACTCGGTAGCCCGGAGAATAATAATGACATAAAGATTGTGGCCGTGCAGAGTCTTGCTACGGGAGAATTTTACAATATGACAGGGAGACAACAAACGATGCCTATCGAGGGGATGCATGGCAGTGCCCAGCGGGTCATGTCGCAGCATAGGCAGTCTCGCATACCGACCGAACCGTTTCAACCTCCAACAGCGGCCAGTGTGAGAATGGAGTCGGCCCAGAGGCCGTATCAGCATCCTGTGAGCACCTTCCAGCAATCgcactacccccctccccctcctccatACCAAACCAACACCAGTGCGACTTCCGTCATTCAGGCGTGGGCACAAATGAGAAGGGTTGAGGATTGGCAACAACATGCATTTGAGAGGAATCGTCAGCCGTCAGAAGTACCGGGGGTAGGGTACACGGCCCAGATGTACTCAGGATTGCGAACTGGTTGGGATCATTGA